A stretch of DNA from Hydra vulgaris chromosome 03, alternate assembly HydraT2T_AEP:
aaccaaaaaaatggGGCTATAAGGTATGGGCGAGGGCAGGAACAAGTGGgtatatttatcaatttgaaATGGCAGGCGATCTTAAAGAAAATGCAACTCAGATCAACAGCACCTTGGGGGAACCAGGGAAAGTAGTTTTGAGGTTACGTGCCTCTTTACCCAAGGAAGTTGCTGCATTTTTCGATAACTACTTTGCCTCCCCAGACTTGTTAGTAGAGCTGAAAGCCAGAGATTTATTTGGAACTTGCACATTGCAGGTCAACAGGTCTGGAAAATGTCCTTTACTTACAGACAAAGAAATGAAAACCAAAGGCAGAGGTTCGGTAGATTACAGATTAGATAAGAATTCTGAACTAATTGTTTGCAAATGGTTTGATAACAAATCTGTCCTCCTTGCCTCTAACATACATTCCATCGAACCAATAACGCAAGTCAAGAGAtatgataaatcaaaaaaagagcatgtttttgtttcatGTCCAACTATAGTCAAGAACTATAACCAATGTATGGGTGGACTAGATAAAGCAGATATGCTGTCATCTTTATATAGAATATTCCATAAGTCAAGAAAATGGTATTAGAGacttatatttcattttattgataTGGCTGTATTCAACTCTTGGCAATTGTACAAAGCCAAGTATGGTAGTGAAAATGATAGGTCTTTAGTAAAGTATAAATTAGAACTAGCTCAAGCCTTGATGCATTCTGATTCTCCTCAGCTGATTGGCAGAGCAATTACTTCTGCAGTAGTTCAGGATATTAGGTATGATAGAATTGATCATCTCCCTATGCGAAATAGAGAAAAATTTAGTATGCAGAGATGCAAACTTTCTGGCTGTAAGAGTAAAACTATATTCATTTGCAAAAAATCCAAGGTATCTTTATGCATAAAGAATGATCCAGAATGTTTTATTGCCTACCATTCAAAATAACTGTACGCTAGCTATAGCATGGAAATAactacaatgttttttttttacatttttttgtaacaatttctctataaatatatatttagtgcCGTATGCGAGtcatatttattgtatataggcctatttactattgaaaaaggaaaaagtgtttcatttttattgattttttttatattgatatacgagatatatatatatatatttttatatatatatatttaaaatggcATTTATTTCAATAGctatatttgatgttttttatttgttttatttccCTTTTACGTAAGTAGGCTATT
This window harbors:
- the LOC136078488 gene encoding piggyBac transposable element-derived protein 3-like, with the translated sequence MKLPQRRMYWSQQTRIAQIADVMTVKRFKATLSVLHISDNSLEVKRGQLGYDRFFKIRPLITILNDNFKKYVEVESHQCVDEQIVPFKGHHHQKVHMKKKPKKWGYKVWARAGTSGYIYQFEMAGDLKENATQINSTLGEPGKVVLRLRASLPKEVAAFFDNYFASPDLLVELKARDLFGTCTLQVNRSGKCPLLTDKEMKTKGRGSVDYRLDKNSELIVCKWFDNKSVLLASNIHSIEPITQVKRYDKSKKEHVFVSCPTIVKNYNQCMGGLDKADMLSSLYRIFHKSRKWY